The following coding sequences lie in one Acidimicrobiales bacterium genomic window:
- a CDS encoding deoxynucleoside kinase, translated as MHWVVTGPIASGKTTCTWGLATRLHAVVVPENFEFHPRLADLHAGAAPACSAQRWFLEQFRQAGVVATELARLGERVVQDHSYFDVHQVFNTALHRRGWLSDDEFLQLALDYEFGLDDVRPPDLVIALNAQPASLIERVRRRGRPFEQRLTEEYLAELSETSRGWWRSWTGCRVVEVDTDSVDPRTSRGVDQVLALAHTKSLA; from the coding sequence ATGCACTGGGTGGTCACGGGTCCGATCGCATCCGGCAAGACGACGTGTACCTGGGGTTTGGCCACTCGGCTTCACGCGGTGGTCGTGCCGGAGAACTTCGAGTTCCACCCGCGTTTGGCGGACTTGCATGCGGGAGCCGCCCCGGCGTGCAGCGCGCAACGATGGTTCTTGGAGCAATTCCGTCAAGCGGGCGTCGTCGCGACTGAACTCGCGCGGCTCGGGGAGCGCGTGGTCCAGGATCACAGTTACTTCGATGTGCACCAGGTCTTCAACACCGCGTTGCACCGGCGGGGCTGGCTCAGCGATGACGAGTTCCTTCAGCTCGCTCTCGACTACGAGTTCGGCTTGGACGACGTGCGGCCCCCGGACCTGGTCATCGCCTTGAACGCACAGCCCGCTTCATTGATAGAGCGCGTTCGCCGTCGAGGTCGGCCGTTCGAGCAGCGGCTGACGGAGGAGTACCTTGCTGAGCTGTCTGAGACCAGCCGTGGCTGGTGGCGCTCGTGGACCGGCTGCCGAGTCGTCGAGGTTGATACCGACAGCGTCGACCCGCGGACGAGTCGTGGCGTGGACCAAGTGCTCGCCCTAGCCCACACCAAGTCGCTGGCGTAA
- a CDS encoding replication-relaxation family protein, translating into MVEEPAGWGGAASPHPNFLMHTAAVTGFALALADAGDSGLVLREWRRDEEAWEHWRDGDRDLHVAPDGLLRADAFGRSVVALVEVDRGTMTQPRLRGKALRHLRYAHDRAWAGRHPWPPPLLFLTTSEDRARRQLDGVDRLRVSSRRKSRVSIAFAWTGAARHLWRPRSHR; encoded by the coding sequence GTGGTCGAAGAACCCGCGGGCTGGGGCGGCGCGGCCAGCCCGCACCCCAACTTCCTCATGCACACCGCGGCGGTGACCGGCTTCGCCCTCGCCCTGGCCGACGCTGGCGACTCGGGCCTCGTGCTGCGCGAGTGGCGGCGGGACGAGGAGGCGTGGGAGCACTGGCGCGACGGCGACCGCGACCTCCACGTCGCACCGGACGGCCTGCTGCGCGCGGACGCCTTCGGCCGCTCCGTCGTCGCCTTGGTGGAGGTCGACCGGGGGACGATGACCCAGCCGCGACTTCGGGGCAAGGCGCTTCGCCACCTCCGCTACGCGCACGACCGGGCCTGGGCGGGACGCCACCCCTGGCCGCCGCCGCTGCTGTTCCTCACCACCTCCGAGGACCGGGCGCGCCGCCAGCTCGACGGCGTGGACCGCCTGAGGGTGTCGTCGCGGCGCAAGAGCCGCGTGTCCATCGCCTTCGCCTGGACCGGTGCGGCGCGCCACCTTTGGCGTCCGCGGTCCCATAGGTGA
- a CDS encoding Mrp/NBP35 family ATP-binding protein, with protein MRRALVDVIDPELGDNVVALGMVHRVDVDEATGDVDVTLALTTAGCPLRAQLMRDVRERVGAVEGVGEVRVHFGEMTPEQKRSLMQRARWKARENAVDTDIPATTRVLAISSGKGGVGKSSVTSNLAVQLAMRGLTVGVLDADIGGFSIPRMLGLEGRVAAVDGKMLPLEKPVGAGLLKVVSMGSIEGSAEDQAVMLRGLMLNRAVQHFLEDVRWAPLDYLLIDMPPGTSDIQMGLARMLPRAEVVIVTTPALAAQNVAARAADMARKGYLRVAGVVENMSAFVCDHGESYPLFGRGGGERLAAQLGVPLLASIPLDPSVAAGGDVGRPGSVPAFAALAERLVEEAVPVADMAGCSARLLDDVEARLGPVSST; from the coding sequence GTGCGTCGTGCCCTGGTCGATGTGATCGACCCCGAGCTGGGCGACAACGTGGTGGCACTGGGCATGGTCCACCGGGTCGACGTCGACGAGGCCACCGGCGACGTCGACGTGACGCTGGCGTTGACGACGGCCGGCTGCCCGCTTCGGGCGCAACTGATGCGAGACGTACGCGAGCGGGTGGGCGCCGTCGAGGGCGTGGGCGAGGTGCGGGTGCACTTCGGTGAGATGACCCCTGAGCAGAAGCGTTCGTTGATGCAGCGGGCCCGGTGGAAGGCGCGTGAGAACGCGGTCGACACCGACATCCCGGCCACGACGCGGGTGCTGGCCATCTCCTCGGGCAAGGGCGGCGTGGGCAAGTCGTCGGTGACGTCGAACCTGGCCGTGCAGCTGGCGATGCGGGGGCTGACGGTCGGCGTGCTCGACGCCGACATCGGCGGGTTCTCCATCCCCCGCATGCTCGGCCTGGAGGGTCGGGTCGCCGCCGTCGACGGCAAGATGCTCCCGCTGGAGAAGCCGGTGGGCGCCGGGTTGTTGAAGGTCGTGTCGATGGGGTCGATCGAAGGGTCGGCCGAGGACCAGGCGGTGATGCTGCGGGGGCTCATGCTCAACCGGGCCGTGCAGCACTTCCTCGAGGACGTGCGTTGGGCGCCGCTCGACTACCTGCTCATCGACATGCCGCCCGGCACCAGCGACATCCAGATGGGGCTGGCCCGCATGTTGCCGCGGGCCGAAGTCGTGATCGTGACGACGCCCGCGTTGGCCGCGCAGAACGTGGCCGCCCGGGCCGCCGACATGGCCCGCAAGGGGTACTTGCGGGTGGCAGGCGTGGTCGAGAACATGAGCGCCTTCGTGTGCGACCACGGCGAGTCGTACCCGCTGTTCGGGCGGGGCGGCGGTGAGCGGCTGGCGGCGCAGTTGGGCGTGCCCCTGCTGGCCTCGATCCCCCTCGACCCGTCGGTGGCGGCGGGCGGCGACGTCGGGCGGCCCGGCAGCGTGCCCGCCTTCGCCGCCCTGGCCGAGCGACTGGTAGAGGAAGCCGTGCCGGTGGCCGACATGGCGGGGTGCTCCGCCCGCCTGCTCGACGACGTGGAAGCCCGCCTCGGCCCCGTTTCGAGTACATAG
- a CDS encoding helix-turn-helix domain-containing protein, with translation MDRLPVFKALGDDTRYAIYLELARSAVALSTAEIAERLGLHPNTVRPHLEKMRDAGLLHVEVVNRGTVGRPQHLYAPAADAPSLGLEPPAFPLLAGLLANLAAALDPQSVAVAEAGRVHGRHAGIQRADAPSCVAAVTDELADLGFDPAVGHDGRTATVAFTRCPYRELAEAFPELVCHLHRGIVEGMVEVLGEVDVARFATLADRDPCQVDLVAR, from the coding sequence ATGGATCGGCTCCCGGTGTTCAAGGCGCTGGGCGACGACACCCGCTACGCCATCTACCTCGAACTGGCCCGCTCGGCGGTGGCCCTGTCGACGGCCGAGATCGCCGAGCGCCTCGGCCTGCACCCCAACACGGTGCGGCCCCACCTGGAGAAGATGCGCGACGCCGGCCTTCTGCACGTCGAGGTCGTCAACCGGGGCACCGTCGGCCGCCCGCAGCACCTCTACGCTCCCGCCGCCGACGCCCCCTCCCTCGGCTTGGAGCCGCCCGCCTTCCCCCTGCTGGCGGGCCTGCTGGCCAACCTGGCCGCCGCCCTCGACCCCCAGTCGGTGGCCGTGGCCGAGGCAGGACGGGTGCACGGCCGCCACGCGGGCATCCAGCGGGCCGACGCCCCGTCGTGCGTCGCCGCCGTGACCGACGAACTGGCCGACCTGGGGTTCGATCCCGCCGTGGGCCACGACGGCCGCACCGCCACCGTCGCCTTCACCCGCTGCCCCTACCGGGAGCTGGCCGAGGCGTTCCCCGAGCTGGTCTGCCACCTGCACCGGGGAATAGTCGAAGGCATGGTCGAGGTTCTCGGAGAGGTCGACGTGGCCCGGTTCGCCACCCTCGCCGACCGTGACCCGTGCCAAGTCGACTTGGTCGCCCGGTAG
- the erpA gene encoding iron-sulfur cluster insertion protein ErpA, which yields MSTTETVPSPITLTETAVTKVADLIAQEGNADLALRVAVRPGGCSGYSYEMFFDTEIADDDISSSFGAVKVVVDPASAQLLTGATLDFKDGLQGAGFAIDNPNAQRSCGCGQSFS from the coding sequence GTGAGCACCACCGAGACGGTCCCGAGCCCGATCACCCTTACCGAGACCGCGGTGACCAAGGTGGCCGACCTGATCGCCCAGGAGGGCAACGCCGACCTCGCGCTGCGTGTCGCCGTCCGCCCCGGCGGGTGCTCCGGCTACAGCTACGAGATGTTCTTCGACACCGAGATCGCCGACGACGACATCTCGTCGAGCTTCGGTGCCGTCAAGGTCGTCGTCGACCCGGCCAGCGCCCAACTGCTGACCGGCGCCACCCTCGACTTCAAGGACGGCCTCCAGGGCGCGGGGTTCGCCATCGACAACCCCAACGCCCAGCGCAGCTGCGGCTGCGGCCAGTCGTTCAGCTAG
- a CDS encoding 2Fe-2S iron-sulfur cluster-binding protein, producing MPFQFQLDGQQVEVDDDGSSLLEVLRDRLGVRSPKDGCSPQGQCGCCTVLVDGAPRVACVTPARRIAGRQVTTLDGLPPETRQQWADAFCATGASQCGFCTPGIIVRLTAGGDLLAHLCRCTGWRTILEAAARVGETFPERDLDAASARAAIEGGVPQRVAPEVALGAGGFADDTAPDDALFAVPDGRGGWAVGETLAEARAKAGKVQGRRTTIDVRHPLDLPPGDWDVALRTTWVEPAYLEPDASWCVPGGEPYTPLANGGAFGGKADSPAPAAARALADELGKPVRVLLSREDVVRLGPKRPPVAGGANADGTGVLRVARTPGIAAAIASVAPGLRVEEADVVGPPTSAHVRAAGWAEAAVLVAAAAKRLEVTAPNGARAEAVVTDEGVRVRVACGDPLDDVVLRSYCIGAAHMALGWVRTEGIAVDEQGEVHDLTIRSFGILRAKDTPPIEVEIDRTPGPSVNGSDAVFAAVSAAAWRADGLGPDWPLSRRRTT from the coding sequence GTGCCCTTCCAGTTTCAGCTCGACGGCCAACAAGTGGAGGTCGACGACGACGGCTCGTCGCTGCTGGAGGTGTTGCGCGACCGCCTGGGCGTGCGCTCGCCCAAGGACGGCTGCAGCCCGCAAGGCCAGTGCGGTTGCTGCACGGTGCTGGTCGACGGGGCGCCGCGGGTGGCGTGCGTGACCCCCGCCCGGCGCATCGCGGGCCGCCAGGTCACCACCCTCGACGGACTGCCGCCGGAGACGAGGCAGCAGTGGGCCGACGCCTTCTGCGCCACCGGTGCCAGCCAGTGCGGCTTCTGCACGCCGGGCATCATCGTGCGCCTCACAGCGGGCGGCGACCTGCTGGCCCACCTGTGCCGCTGCACGGGGTGGCGCACCATTCTCGAGGCCGCGGCCCGGGTGGGCGAGACGTTCCCCGAACGCGACCTCGACGCGGCGTCGGCTCGGGCCGCCATCGAGGGCGGCGTGCCCCAGCGGGTGGCGCCCGAGGTGGCGTTGGGGGCGGGCGGCTTCGCCGACGACACCGCACCCGACGACGCCCTGTTCGCCGTGCCCGACGGCCGCGGCGGCTGGGCGGTGGGCGAGACGCTTGCCGAGGCGCGGGCCAAGGCGGGCAAGGTGCAAGGGCGCCGCACCACCATCGACGTCCGCCACCCGCTCGACCTGCCGCCCGGCGACTGGGACGTGGCCCTGCGCACCACCTGGGTGGAGCCCGCCTACCTGGAGCCCGACGCGTCGTGGTGCGTGCCGGGCGGCGAGCCCTACACGCCGCTCGCCAATGGCGGCGCCTTCGGCGGCAAGGCCGACTCGCCCGCGCCCGCCGCCGCTCGGGCCTTGGCCGACGAACTTGGCAAGCCGGTGCGCGTGCTGTTGTCGCGCGAGGACGTGGTGCGCCTCGGCCCCAAGCGCCCGCCCGTCGCGGGCGGTGCCAACGCCGACGGCACCGGCGTCCTGCGTGTGGCCCGCACGCCGGGCATCGCCGCGGCCATTGCCTCGGTGGCCCCCGGGCTGCGGGTCGAAGAGGCCGACGTTGTCGGCCCGCCCACCTCGGCGCACGTGCGCGCCGCCGGTTGGGCTGAAGCCGCTGTCCTTGTGGCGGCGGCGGCCAAGCGCCTCGAGGTCACCGCGCCCAACGGCGCCCGCGCCGAAGCCGTCGTCACCGACGAAGGCGTGCGGGTGCGAGTGGCGTGCGGCGACCCGCTCGACGACGTGGTGCTTCGCTCGTACTGCATCGGGGCGGCCCACATGGCGCTGGGGTGGGTGCGCACGGAGGGCATCGCCGTCGATGAGCAGGGCGAGGTCCACGACCTCACCATCCGTTCGTTCGGCATCCTGCGGGCCAAGGACACGCCGCCGATCGAGGTCGAGATCGACCGCACGCCCGGCCCGTCGGTCAACGGTTCCGACGCCGTGTTCGCCGCCGTGTCCGCCGCTGCTTGGCGGGCCGACGGCCTCGGGCCAGACTGGCCCCTTTCCCGAAGGAGAACTACATGA
- a CDS encoding RidA family protein, with product MTKPLGPYSPVVRAGEWVVTSGQIKPDAGDIPAQTTAAISQVRELLESQGASLADVVKTTVFLVDMGDFDAMNEAYVAAFGDHRPARSTIGVAALPAGARVEVEAWAHLGR from the coding sequence ATGACCAAGCCCCTCGGTCCCTACAGCCCGGTGGTGCGAGCGGGCGAGTGGGTGGTGACCTCCGGCCAGATCAAGCCCGATGCGGGCGACATCCCCGCGCAGACCACCGCCGCCATCTCACAGGTGCGGGAGTTGCTGGAGTCTCAGGGCGCCTCGCTGGCCGACGTGGTGAAGACGACCGTGTTCCTGGTCGACATGGGCGACTTCGACGCCATGAACGAGGCGTACGTGGCGGCCTTCGGCGACCATCGGCCCGCTCGCTCCACCATCGGCGTGGCTGCCCTGCCTGCGGGCGCTCGGGTCGAGGTGGAGGCATGGGCCCACCTCGGGCGATGA
- a CDS encoding response regulator transcription factor — translation MEPLLLFPDPPPPVLAQSLDLGGYPWKAAMTAEEAAHIEPDDGWSGAVVCADEDPEGAFAFCRALRKRDLPMEPVLLLVSGLQLPDLELREDLFDDFCLSPFQPRELEARLKHLFWRTGRGTRPELVEYGPLVLNLETYQAGIGGRPLDLTYMEYELLKFLATHPGKVFTRETLLSRVWGYEYYGGARTVDVHVRRLRAKLGEEHANLISTVRSVGYRFGQPRWSL, via the coding sequence ATGGAACCGCTCCTGCTCTTCCCCGACCCGCCGCCGCCGGTGCTGGCCCAGTCGCTCGACTTGGGCGGGTACCCGTGGAAGGCGGCCATGACGGCGGAAGAGGCTGCCCACATCGAGCCCGACGACGGCTGGTCGGGCGCCGTGGTGTGCGCGGACGAGGACCCCGAAGGTGCCTTCGCCTTCTGCCGGGCACTGCGCAAGCGCGACCTGCCCATGGAGCCGGTGCTGCTGTTGGTGTCGGGCCTCCAGCTTCCCGACCTGGAGCTGCGTGAAGACCTCTTCGACGACTTCTGCCTGTCGCCGTTCCAGCCCCGCGAGCTCGAAGCCCGGCTGAAGCACCTGTTCTGGCGGACCGGCCGCGGCACCCGGCCCGAGCTCGTCGAATACGGCCCGTTGGTGCTGAACCTGGAGACGTACCAGGCGGGCATCGGCGGGCGCCCGCTCGACCTCACCTACATGGAGTACGAGCTGCTGAAGTTCCTCGCAACGCACCCGGGCAAGGTCTTCACCCGGGAGACGTTGCTGTCGCGGGTGTGGGGCTACGAGTACTACGGCGGCGCCCGCACGGTCGACGTCCACGTGCGGCGGCTGCGGGCCAAGCTCGGCGAGGAGCACGCCAACTTGATCTCGACGGTGCGCTCGGTCGGCTACCGCTTCGGCCAACCCCGCTGGAGCCTGTAG
- a CDS encoding glutamine synthetase family protein codes for MGSVERQQDYVLRTVEERGIRYIQLWFTDVLGIPKTFSITPAELENALEEGMTFDGSAIDGFSRVQESDVLARPDAKTFQILHGVDGAAAGARVFCDILNLDGTPFEGCPRHVLRRAMERAREKGFAYYAAPELEYFYFADGEAGSVPKPLDHGSYFELTAADKAGALRTQTVLMLEDMGIPVEYAQHEDAPSQHEIDLRHTDALTMADTVMTVRQVVKEIASANGVRATFMPKPLTGEQGSGMHTHFSLFEADEPAFYDPGDENNLSKVGKGFIAGLLTHAREITAVTNQWVNSYKRLVVGYEAPVYVSWARNNRSALIRVPIAKTGKTESTRIEYRAPDGACNPYLAFAVVLAAGLKGIEEGYDLPPEAAANLYEMSPSELVAAGIPSLPGSLSEALAEMERSELVAEALGEHVFEWFLRNKRAEWADYKAQVSQFEIDRYLPML; via the coding sequence ATGGGCAGCGTGGAACGCCAACAGGACTACGTGCTGCGGACCGTCGAAGAACGAGGCATCCGCTACATCCAACTGTGGTTCACCGACGTCCTCGGCATCCCCAAGACCTTCAGCATCACGCCTGCCGAACTGGAGAACGCCCTCGAAGAGGGCATGACCTTCGACGGCTCGGCCATCGACGGCTTCTCCCGCGTGCAGGAGAGCGACGTGCTGGCTCGGCCCGACGCCAAGACGTTCCAGATCCTCCACGGCGTCGACGGCGCGGCGGCGGGCGCTCGGGTGTTCTGCGACATCTTGAACCTCGACGGCACGCCGTTCGAAGGGTGCCCTCGGCATGTGCTGCGCCGAGCCATGGAACGGGCTCGGGAGAAGGGCTTCGCCTACTACGCGGCGCCCGAGCTGGAGTACTTCTACTTCGCCGACGGCGAGGCGGGCAGCGTGCCCAAGCCGCTCGACCACGGCTCGTACTTCGAGCTGACGGCGGCCGACAAGGCAGGCGCGCTGCGCACCCAGACGGTACTGATGCTGGAGGACATGGGCATCCCCGTGGAGTACGCCCAGCACGAGGACGCGCCCAGCCAGCACGAGATCGACCTGCGCCACACCGACGCACTGACCATGGCCGACACGGTGATGACGGTGCGCCAGGTGGTGAAGGAGATCGCCTCGGCCAACGGCGTGCGGGCCACGTTCATGCCCAAGCCGCTCACCGGCGAGCAGGGCTCGGGCATGCACACCCACTTCTCGCTGTTCGAGGCCGACGAGCCGGCGTTCTACGACCCGGGTGACGAGAACAACCTGTCGAAGGTCGGCAAGGGATTCATCGCAGGCCTGCTCACCCACGCCCGGGAGATCACCGCCGTCACCAACCAGTGGGTGAACTCCTACAAGCGGTTGGTGGTCGGCTACGAGGCGCCGGTGTACGTGTCGTGGGCCCGCAACAACCGATCGGCGCTGATCCGGGTGCCGATCGCCAAGACGGGCAAGACCGAGTCGACCCGCATCGAGTACCGAGCCCCTGACGGCGCCTGCAACCCCTACCTGGCCTTCGCCGTGGTGCTGGCCGCCGGGCTCAAGGGCATCGAGGAGGGCTACGACCTGCCCCCCGAGGCGGCCGCCAACCTCTACGAGATGTCGCCGTCGGAACTGGTGGCGGCGGGCATCCCGTCGCTGCCCGGGTCGCTGTCGGAGGCGTTGGCCGAGATGGAGCGCTCCGAGCTGGTGGCCGAGGCGTTGGGCGAGCACGTCTTCGAGTGGTTCCTGCGCAACAAGCGGGCCGAGTGGGCGGACTACAAGGCCCAGGTCAGCCAGTTCGAGATCGACCGCTACCTGCCGATGCTCTAG
- the glnII gene encoding glutamine synthetase, producing the protein MSYLAEYIWIDGTEPTARLRSKTKVLADGAEPPIWGFDGSSTNQAPGRNSDCVLQPVATFADPIRGGDAILVMCEVLLPDMTPHATNTRAKLRPVAEQFGDQEPLFGIEQEYTFFKAGRPLGFPEGGGFPAPQGFYYCGVGADEVFGREVVEAHLENCLAAGISLSGINAEVMPGQWEFQVGPLSPLEVSDQLWMSRWLLYRTAEEFGITATVDPKPVKGDWNGAGAHTNFSTKAMRETYDAIITACEALGKRADEHVANYGADIEHRLTGLHETAPWTEFSYGVSDRGASVRIPWQVEVDKKGYIEDRRPNANCDPYVVTRLITETCCSALTTS; encoded by the coding sequence GTGAGCTACTTGGCCGAGTACATCTGGATCGACGGGACGGAGCCGACCGCACGCTTGCGGTCGAAGACCAAGGTTCTGGCCGACGGCGCCGAACCTCCCATCTGGGGCTTCGACGGCTCCAGCACCAACCAGGCGCCGGGGCGCAACTCCGACTGCGTGCTGCAGCCGGTGGCCACGTTCGCCGATCCCATCCGGGGCGGCGACGCCATCCTCGTGATGTGCGAGGTGCTGCTGCCCGACATGACGCCGCACGCCACCAACACCCGGGCCAAGCTGCGGCCGGTCGCCGAGCAGTTCGGCGACCAGGAGCCGCTGTTCGGCATCGAGCAGGAGTACACGTTCTTCAAGGCCGGCCGGCCGCTCGGGTTCCCCGAGGGCGGCGGCTTCCCCGCCCCGCAGGGCTTCTACTACTGCGGCGTGGGCGCCGACGAGGTCTTCGGCCGTGAGGTCGTCGAGGCCCACCTGGAGAACTGCTTGGCCGCCGGCATCTCGCTGTCGGGCATCAACGCCGAGGTCATGCCCGGCCAGTGGGAGTTCCAGGTGGGGCCGCTGTCGCCCCTCGAGGTGTCCGACCAACTCTGGATGTCCCGTTGGCTGCTCTACCGCACGGCCGAGGAGTTCGGCATCACCGCCACCGTCGACCCCAAGCCGGTCAAGGGCGACTGGAACGGCGCCGGTGCGCACACCAACTTCTCGACCAAGGCCATGCGCGAGACATACGACGCCATCATCACGGCGTGCGAGGCGCTCGGGAAGCGGGCTGACGAGCACGTGGCCAACTACGGCGCCGACATCGAGCACCGGCTGACCGGCCTCCACGAAACCGCCCCGTGGACCGAGTTCAGCTACGGCGTCTCCGACCGCGGTGCGTCGGTGCGCATCCCGTGGCAGGTCGAGGTCGACAAGAAGGGCTACATCGAGGACCGCCGGCCCAACGCCAACTGCGATCCCTACGTGGTGACCCGCCTCATCACCGAGACCTGCTGCTCGGCCCTCACCACAAGCTGA
- the mscL gene encoding large conductance mechanosensitive channel protein MscL, translating to MLKEFKNFLFRGNLLDLATAVILGVAFGAVVASLVADVVTPLIAAAGGQPDFSRLVIEVGDGQVAYGKFLNTVFSFVVVALVMFLVLKAASKAQKLRATTDLPADDAPPPSDEAVLLAEIRDLLRSQRP from the coding sequence ATGCTCAAAGAGTTCAAGAACTTCCTGTTCCGCGGGAACCTGCTCGACCTGGCCACCGCCGTGATCCTCGGCGTGGCTTTCGGGGCGGTGGTCGCCTCGCTCGTGGCCGACGTGGTCACGCCGCTCATTGCCGCCGCCGGCGGCCAGCCCGACTTCAGCCGGCTGGTGATCGAGGTCGGCGACGGCCAAGTCGCCTACGGCAAGTTCCTCAACACCGTCTTCTCGTTCGTCGTCGTGGCCCTGGTCATGTTTCTGGTGCTGAAGGCGGCGTCGAAGGCGCAGAAGCTGCGGGCCACCACCGACCTCCCGGCCGACGACGCGCCGCCGCCCTCCGACGAGGCCGTGCTGCTGGCCGAGATCCGCGACCTCCTGCGGTCCCAGCGACCCTAA
- a CDS encoding NAD+ synthase, with amino-acid sequence MPRIRIAACQINTVVGDLDGNVACILAALERAEAAGADVAVFPELAITGYPPEDLLLKSGFVADNQEALAKLAARTGRTAAIVGFVDYDRDLHNAAAVLANGAVQGVYHKRLLPNYAVFDEQRYFTAGTRTPTLFTIAGVRCGISVCEDSWSPSGPIAEQAAGGAELILNINASPYHAGRVGDRMRMLATRAADASVALVYVNQVGGQDELVFDGGSLVYDEHGELVASAPQFVEHDLIVDLDVRPVFRKRLLDPRGRASAPALPTVMVTETALANDDERLPARVEPLRPAAEVYEALVLGTRDYVHKNGFTDVVIGLSGGIDSSLVAAVAVDALGADHVHGVSMPSRYSSQGSLDDAQAMAERLGIDYRVIPIEPAHAALVDMLAPSFAGRDEDLTEENIQSRVRGVLLMALSNKFGWLVLTTGNKSELAVGYSTLYGDSAGGFAVIKDVPKTLVYELCRYRNEGGEVIPEAVLDKPPSAELRPGQRDDQSLPPYEVLDPILEGYVEGDLTAGDLEEAGFDGALVRRIVAMVDRAEYKRRQMPPGVRVTQKAFGKDRRVPITNGYR; translated from the coding sequence GTGCCCCGCATCCGCATTGCCGCCTGCCAGATCAACACCGTGGTGGGCGACCTCGACGGCAACGTCGCCTGCATCCTTGCCGCCTTGGAGCGGGCGGAGGCGGCGGGGGCCGACGTGGCGGTGTTCCCCGAACTCGCCATCACCGGGTACCCGCCCGAGGACCTGCTGCTGAAGTCGGGCTTCGTGGCCGACAACCAAGAGGCCCTGGCCAAGCTGGCGGCGCGCACCGGCCGCACCGCGGCGATCGTGGGCTTCGTCGACTACGACCGCGACCTCCACAACGCGGCGGCCGTGCTGGCCAACGGGGCCGTGCAGGGCGTTTACCACAAGCGCTTGCTGCCCAACTACGCCGTCTTCGACGAACAGCGTTATTTCACGGCGGGCACGCGCACGCCCACCTTGTTCACCATCGCGGGCGTGCGTTGCGGCATCTCGGTGTGCGAGGACAGTTGGAGCCCGTCGGGCCCCATCGCCGAACAAGCGGCGGGCGGCGCCGAGCTCATCTTGAACATCAACGCCTCGCCGTACCACGCCGGTCGCGTGGGCGACCGCATGCGCATGCTCGCCACCCGGGCGGCCGACGCCTCGGTTGCGCTCGTCTACGTCAACCAGGTGGGCGGGCAGGACGAGCTCGTCTTCGACGGCGGCTCCCTCGTCTACGACGAGCACGGTGAGCTAGTGGCTTCCGCGCCGCAGTTCGTCGAGCACGATCTGATCGTCGACCTCGACGTGCGTCCCGTCTTCCGCAAGCGACTGCTCGACCCCCGCGGCCGCGCCAGTGCGCCGGCGCTGCCCACGGTCATGGTCACCGAGACGGCGCTGGCCAACGACGACGAGCGCCTGCCTGCCCGCGTCGAGCCGTTGCGGCCCGCCGCCGAGGTGTACGAGGCGTTGGTGCTCGGCACTCGCGACTACGTGCACAAGAACGGCTTCACCGACGTGGTCATCGGGTTGTCCGGTGGCATCGACTCGTCGTTGGTGGCGGCCGTCGCCGTCGACGCCCTCGGCGCCGACCACGTGCACGGCGTGTCGATGCCGTCGCGGTACTCCAGCCAAGGCAGCCTCGACGACGCCCAGGCCATGGCCGAGCGGTTGGGCATCGACTACAGGGTCATCCCCATCGAGCCCGCCCACGCTGCGCTGGTCGACATGCTGGCGCCGTCGTTCGCAGGGCGCGACGAGGACCTCACCGAAGAGAACATCCAGTCGCGCGTGCGGGGCGTGCTGCTCATGGCGCTCTCCAACAAGTTCGGCTGGCTGGTGCTCACCACCGGCAACAAGAGCGAGCTGGCCGTCGGTTACTCGACGCTCTACGGCGACAGCGCAGGGGGCTTCGCCGTCATCAAGGACGTGCCCAAAACACTGGTGTACGAGTTGTGCCGCTACCGCAACGAGGGGGGCGAGGTCATCCCCGAGGCGGTGCTCGACAAGCCGCCGTCGGCCGAGCTTCGGCCCGGCCAGCGCGACGACCAGAGCCTGCCGCCCTACGAAGTGCTCGACCCCATCCTGGAGGGCTACGTCGAAGGCGACCTCACCGCGGGCGACCTGGAGGAAGCGGGCTTCGACGGCGCGCTGGTGCGGCGCATCGTGGCCATGGTCGACCGGGCCGAGTACAAGCGGCGGCAGATGCCGCCCGGCGTGCGCGTCACGCAGAAGGCGTTCGGCAAGGACCGCCGAGTGCCGATCACCAACGGCTACAGGTAG